From a single Micromonospora sp. WMMD1102 genomic region:
- a CDS encoding LysE family translocator, protein MNESAALAPAGTPTAHTTDSSKAGDRPVAYVQDQALLTESERSMTSRMIAFTLASLALVVIPGPNMIFIVTRTAAQGLRAGLASALGIEAGTLLHVATAALGVAALIATSPIAFGVVKYAGVAYLVYLGVKTLRGPSTTTTGVAQKTSLGRLFVDGAVVNALNPKVVLFFLAFLPQFTRSQGELPVFGAVFFVLALAVDIAFCFAANTIGPRLNRISNGHRWFASIYLGLGLFTALSS, encoded by the coding sequence TTGAACGAATCCGCCGCCCTCGCGCCCGCCGGAACGCCGACCGCCCACACGACGGATTCGTCCAAGGCTGGCGATCGACCGGTTGCATACGTTCAGGACCAGGCACTCCTGACGGAATCGGAGAGATCGATGACCAGCCGAATGATCGCCTTCACCCTCGCTTCGCTCGCGCTCGTCGTGATTCCGGGGCCGAACATGATCTTCATCGTGACGCGTACCGCGGCGCAGGGGCTGCGAGCGGGGTTGGCCTCGGCACTTGGCATCGAGGCCGGCACACTCCTGCACGTGGCCACGGCCGCCCTCGGAGTCGCCGCGCTCATCGCCACCTCACCGATCGCGTTCGGCGTCGTCAAGTACGCGGGCGTGGCCTATCTCGTATACCTCGGAGTGAAGACACTTCGCGGCCCGTCGACCACCACGACCGGCGTCGCGCAGAAGACCTCACTGGGGCGACTGTTCGTGGACGGCGCCGTCGTGAACGCACTCAACCCCAAGGTCGTGCTGTTCTTTCTGGCCTTTCTGCCACAGTTCACCCGGTCCCAGGGCGAGCTACCGGTCTTCGGCGCGGTCTTCTTCGTCCTCGCCCTCGCCGTGGACATCGCCTTCTGCTTTGCCGCAAACACCATCGGCCCAAGGCTGAACCGCATCTCGAACGGACATCGATGGTTCGCGTCGATCTACCTCGGACTCGGGCTGTTCACCGCACTTTCGAGCTGA